The segment TTGTTGAACTGCTGCTTTCGAGCCACCCCGACGATTGCCTCTATTGTATCCGCAATAAGAACTGCGAGTTGCAGAACCTGGCCGAAGAATTGGGTATTCGCGAGCGTCGATTGCCGGTTGTCAGGAAAAAGGTTAAAAAAGATCCATCTTCCGCAAGTATTGTGCGCGACCCGGCCAAATGCATTCTTTGTGGCCGTTGTGTGCGCGTTTGCAAGGACCTGATTGGAATTTCAACATTCGATTTCATTGGTAAAGGGATGAAAACCATCGTTGGTCCTACCTTCAATAACCAGCTGAATGTTTCCAACTGCATCGCCTGCGGTCAGTGTATTATGACTTGCCCAACCGGCGCCCTGCATGAAAAGGATAACATCAGCCAGGTGCAGGAAGCACTCCAGAATCCTGATAAATTTGTGATCGTACAAATTTCACCAACAGTATCAGTTTCGCTGGCTGAGGAATTTAATATACGTTCGGGTAAAGAGTTGGATGGATTGCTGGTAGCAACCTTGCGCAAAATGGGTTTTGACCGTGTGTTTAAAACCGCTTTTGCCGCTGACATCATGCTCCTTCAACTGGTGGATGAATTGACGGAAAGATTGGAAAAAAATGAGGTTTTGCCCATGTTTTCCAGCGATTGCCCTGCATTTGTCAAGTTTATGGAAGAATATCATCCTGATCTGCTGCCCAACCTTTCCATGTGCAAATCGCCACAGCAGATCATGGGAAGCCTGGTAAAGCATCATTTTGCGAGGGATCAGAAAATTAAAGCTGAAAAAATATTCTCCGTTTCATTGATGCCCTGTACCGCCAGGAAGTTTGAAGCCAGCAGGGAGGAATTTACGAATAAAGGCATTTCTGACGTGGACGTTGTGTTGACCACACGCGAACTTGCCCGCATGATCCGCCTTTACGGACTCGACATTCAGCAAACTGCTCCCGAAATGGCCGACATGCCTTTTGCCATCAGAAGTTCTGCAGCCAAGATCATTGGCGCCAGCGGGGGGGTGGCAGAGGCTGTTTACCGGTCGTTGTATTATAAATTATCAGGCAAACATTTGGTTAACTTTAAAGTGGCGCCAATGCGTAACAACAAAAATATCAAGGAGTTCAGCACTAAATTGGGGAAATACAAGCTGGGAATTGCCGCAGTGAATGGTTTAGGCAACGTGCATGAACTGATCAGACAGATTAAATCCGGTCACAGTGACCTGCAGTTCATCGAAGTGATGGCCTGCCCCGGAAGTTGCATCAATGGCGCAGGCCAACCCATTGGTTGTGACAAAGAAGCAGTAAAAGCCCGTGTAAAAACACTCTATGATATCGATGAAAAGGAATCGATTAAAGTTTCTTATAAAAACCTCTCAGTAATGGAGTTGTATGGCAAATACACCGGAAAAGAAAAAGATTCCTTTTTCGAGAAATTCAAAACTACCTATCAAAAAAGGGATGTTTTGCTTTAGTCAGCGAACCATCTCTTCAATTAACTCGTTATTTTATATAAACAACTGATAAAGCATGAAAAAGACAATCCTAATCGTTGATGATGATGTTGATGTATTGTTCCAACTCAGGCTGAAAATCGAAAAATTCGGATTTGAGGTGATCTCTGCAGATAGTCAACGCGAGGGTGAAAAAATCATCGAAACACTAAAGCCTGACCTTGCCATCTTCGACCTGATGATGGAAAACGAAGACAGCGGTTTTATCCTTAGCTACAAAATCAAAAAGAAATATCCCGATGTGCCGGTCATTCTTGCAACCGGAGTTACTGCCGAAACCGGAATCATGTTCGATATGAGTCGCGACAGCAACAAATCCTGGATCAAGGCCGACCTGATTCTCGACAAGGGAATCAGAGCCGACCAGTTGGAAATGGAGATAAAGAAACTGCTAAAACTTTAAAAAATGGCTACTTTAAAAGTTTTGGTTGTTGACGACGAACCCGGCATCAGATCAGGGATAGAGCGGATTCTGCGGAACTTCAGGGTGGACTACCCTTTCATGGATGAGATGTATGATTTCAGGGTTATCGAAGCAGGAACAGGCGAAGATGCGATTGATTTGATAAATGCTGATCAACCCGACATTGCTTTACTCGACAATAAATTGCCCGGAATACAGGGAATTGAAGTGTTGGAATATATCAAGAGCAACAACCTCGATATTGTTGTGGTGATGATTACCTCCTACGCTTCCATCGAAATTGCCGTGAAAGCCACCAACGACGGCGCAGTTGATTTTATCCCAAAACCCTTCACGCCGCAGGAATTGAAATCCTCATTCGAAAATATTACCAAACAGCTCTTC is part of the Bacteroidales bacterium genome and harbors:
- a CDS encoding (2Fe-2S)-binding protein — its product is MIFNIEINNKTIKAKRGDTILETLRRNGITVPTLCSMEGFTPTGACRMCVVEVEGTDDLVPSCSHPVEEWMKIHTHSPRVINARRTIVELLLSSHPDDCLYCIRNKNCELQNLAEELGIRERRLPVVRKKVKKDPSSASIVRDPAKCILCGRCVRVCKDLIGISTFDFIGKGMKTIVGPTFNNQLNVSNCIACGQCIMTCPTGALHEKDNISQVQEALQNPDKFVIVQISPTVSVSLAEEFNIRSGKELDGLLVATLRKMGFDRVFKTAFAADIMLLQLVDELTERLEKNEVLPMFSSDCPAFVKFMEEYHPDLLPNLSMCKSPQQIMGSLVKHHFARDQKIKAEKIFSVSLMPCTARKFEASREEFTNKGISDVDVVLTTRELARMIRLYGLDIQQTAPEMADMPFAIRSSAAKIIGASGGVAEAVYRSLYYKLSGKHLVNFKVAPMRNNKNIKEFSTKLGKYKLGIAAVNGLGNVHELIRQIKSGHSDLQFIEVMACPGSCINGAGQPIGCDKEAVKARVKTLYDIDEKESIKVSYKNLSVMELYGKYTGKEKDSFFEKFKTTYQKRDVLL
- a CDS encoding response regulator, with the protein product MKKTILIVDDDVDVLFQLRLKIEKFGFEVISADSQREGEKIIETLKPDLAIFDLMMENEDSGFILSYKIKKKYPDVPVILATGVTAETGIMFDMSRDSNKSWIKADLILDKGIRADQLEMEIKKLLKL